Proteins encoded within one genomic window of Flavobacterium gilvum:
- a CDS encoding IS3 family transposase, producing MKQVRKIFDKAFKEKAVQLSYDRTNISELARELGVTAPQLYKWRREYEEFGAGSFPGKGNLKLTPEQEKNHELEKKLKDAELERDILKKAIGIFSMSGR from the coding sequence ATGAAACAAGTCCGCAAAATCTTTGACAAAGCTTTTAAAGAAAAAGCTGTCCAATTGAGTTATGATAGAACCAATATATCAGAACTCGCCAGAGAGTTAGGAGTAACAGCACCACAGTTATATAAATGGCGTAGAGAATACGAGGAGTTTGGTGCTGGAAGTTTTCCTGGAAAAGGAAATTTAAAGCTAACTCCCGAACAAGAAAAAAATCATGAGTTAGAGAAAAAACTCAAAGATGCCGAGTTAGAGCGTGATATATTAAAAAAAGCAATCGGCATTTTTTCCATGAGCGGTCGATGA
- a CDS encoding glycoside hydrolase family 95 protein, with translation MNSIYQKTKRLRKGLLFRIIVLFYCFSVQSQTNYNKLWYKQPAKTWNEALPVGNGRLGAMVFGNTTNEIIQLNEESIWAGSKINNNNTEALKHLKDFQQTIFESKYKEALAIGSTYFVGTPPRVRSYQTLGNLLIDYKWDIEPTDYNRNLDLDKGVVTTSFDVHGNRFSQKVYVSAPDNIIVVQLDAENQGEINATIGLQRDIDAVCTAFANGTIKLKGQIIDVDDAKSGPGGAHMKFNEELRLKTINGTVKAEKDKLIISNAKSVTIILTAATDYNIEKLDFDRAINPETNCEIILDKAVKFSSSALEKRHLNEYQPMFSRVKLNFGTDLLSKLPTDERLNLVKSGGSDNGLIALYFQYGRYLLMGSSRKPGVLPANLQGIWNKEMNASWNSDFHTNINLQMNYWLAENCNLSETTAVLSRFMTKISEPGAVTAKEMYGARGWTLHHLTDVFGRTGVADGVWGITPMNGPWMTFPIYEHFLFTRDTTFLRKTAYPLLKGSAEFVLDFLVKSPEGYLVTNPSNSPENTFYDPIAKTQSKLTYGATIDIEIANALFDYCSQAAEILKVDADFIKKLKVAQKQFPPIAINSKGRIQEWIRDFEEPEPGHRHMSHLLGLFPLSQFTPETPDLFKAASNSIEGRLAKGGGHTGWSTAWIINFYARLQNSEKAYENILKLLSKSTQNNLFDSCPPFQIDGNFGGAAGIAEMLLQSHNGIIRLLPALPEAWKDGEVKGLCARGGFEVSMVWKNKHLIKATIYSKKGGVAQLLYDSKMQKINLKPNKQIDLKF, from the coding sequence ATGAATAGTATTTATCAAAAAACAAAAAGATTAAGGAAAGGTTTATTATTCCGAATAATAGTGCTTTTTTATTGCTTTAGCGTCCAATCGCAAACCAATTACAACAAATTATGGTACAAACAACCTGCCAAAACATGGAACGAAGCTTTACCAGTGGGTAATGGCCGACTTGGTGCAATGGTGTTTGGTAACACGACCAACGAAATAATTCAGCTAAATGAAGAATCTATTTGGGCGGGCAGCAAAATAAATAATAATAATACTGAGGCACTTAAACATTTAAAAGATTTTCAACAAACTATTTTTGAAAGCAAATACAAAGAAGCTCTAGCCATTGGTAGTACTTATTTTGTTGGGACCCCCCCAAGAGTTCGAAGCTACCAAACTCTTGGTAATTTACTAATTGATTATAAATGGGACATAGAACCTACAGACTACAATCGTAATCTTGATTTGGATAAAGGTGTTGTCACAACAAGTTTTGATGTTCATGGTAATAGATTTTCTCAAAAAGTATATGTATCAGCGCCAGATAATATAATTGTAGTTCAACTGGATGCAGAAAATCAGGGAGAAATTAACGCAACGATTGGTTTACAAAGAGATATAGATGCAGTATGTACTGCATTTGCAAATGGTACTATAAAATTAAAAGGTCAAATTATAGATGTTGATGACGCTAAAAGCGGTCCTGGTGGTGCCCATATGAAGTTTAATGAAGAATTGCGGTTAAAAACAATTAATGGAACCGTAAAAGCGGAGAAGGATAAATTAATAATCAGTAATGCAAAAAGTGTTACAATTATACTGACTGCTGCTACTGATTACAATATTGAAAAGTTAGATTTTGATAGAGCAATCAACCCGGAGACTAACTGTGAAATTATTCTGGACAAAGCGGTTAAATTTTCATCCAGTGCTCTGGAAAAAAGGCATTTGAATGAATATCAACCGATGTTTAGCAGAGTGAAACTTAATTTTGGAACAGATTTATTAAGCAAGCTCCCTACTGATGAGCGATTGAACTTGGTGAAAAGCGGAGGTTCTGACAATGGGCTGATTGCTTTGTACTTTCAATATGGAAGGTATCTACTCATGGGCTCATCCCGAAAACCGGGAGTATTGCCTGCCAATCTTCAGGGAATTTGGAATAAAGAGATGAATGCCTCTTGGAATTCAGATTTTCATACCAACATCAACTTGCAAATGAATTATTGGTTAGCCGAGAATTGTAATTTATCGGAAACCACTGCTGTTCTTTCTCGTTTTATGACAAAAATATCCGAACCAGGTGCTGTTACAGCAAAAGAGATGTATGGTGCTAGAGGATGGACTTTACATCATTTAACTGATGTTTTTGGAAGAACAGGAGTTGCTGACGGTGTTTGGGGAATCACCCCGATGAATGGTCCTTGGATGACATTTCCTATTTACGAGCATTTCCTGTTTACCCGAGATACCACTTTTTTACGTAAAACGGCTTACCCTTTGCTCAAAGGTTCGGCAGAATTTGTTCTTGACTTTCTGGTTAAATCACCCGAAGGATATCTTGTTACCAATCCCTCTAATTCACCCGAAAACACTTTCTATGATCCGATTGCTAAAACCCAGTCGAAACTTACTTATGGAGCAACAATTGATATTGAAATTGCCAATGCTCTTTTTGATTATTGTTCTCAAGCAGCTGAAATATTAAAAGTTGACGCCGATTTTATTAAGAAATTGAAAGTTGCCCAAAAACAGTTTCCTCCCATAGCAATTAATTCAAAAGGCCGCATACAAGAATGGATTCGAGATTTTGAAGAACCGGAGCCTGGTCACAGGCACATGTCACACCTGCTGGGTTTGTTTCCGCTATCACAATTCACGCCAGAAACACCGGACTTATTCAAGGCCGCCAGCAATTCCATCGAAGGGCGCTTAGCGAAGGGTGGAGGACATACGGGATGGAGTACGGCTTGGATAATTAATTTTTATGCACGACTTCAAAATAGCGAAAAAGCGTATGAAAATATATTGAAACTTTTATCAAAATCAACCCAAAATAATTTGTTTGATTCATGTCCACCATTTCAGATCGATGGGAATTTTGGTGGTGCAGCCGGTATTGCTGAAATGTTATTGCAATCGCATAATGGGATAATTCGCCTTTTACCGGCATTACCTGAGGCGTGGAAAGATGGAGAGGTAAAAGGACTTTGTGCTCGTGGGGGTTTTGAAGTAAGTATGGTTTGGAAAAATAAACATCTGATCAAGGCTACTATTTATTCCAAAAAGGGAGGGGTGGCCCAATTATTATATGATTCTAAGATGCAAAAGATCAATCTGAAACCTAATAAGCAGATAGATTTGAAATTTTAA